TGGGTGACCTGGTAGTAGGTTCCACCGGCTGGCAGAGCCATAGCATATCCGACGGGCACAACCTGATCCCGGTGCCCAAAGGCCTGGCCAGCCCCTCGATGGCACTGGGCGTCTTGGGCATGCCCGGCATGACCGCCTACATGGGCCTGATGGACATTGGCCAGCCCCAGGCCGGGGAAACCCTGGTGGTGGCGGCTGCCTCTGGCGCGGTGGGCTCGGTGGTCGGGCAGGTGGCCAAGCTCAAGGGCTTGCGCGTGGTGGGCATTGCCGGCGGTGCTGACAAGTGCCGTTATGTGGTCGATGAGCTGGGCTTTGACGCCTGTATCGACCACAAGAGCGCCGATTTTGCCCATGAGCTGGCGTTGGCCTGTTTCAAAGGCGTGGACATCTACTTTGAAAACGTCGGCGGCAAGGTCTTCGATGCCGTGCTACCGCTGCTCAACCCCAAGGCGCGCATTCCGCTGTGCGGTCTGATCGCCGGCTACAACGCCCACGAAGCTCCCAGCGGTCCTGATCGGCTGCCGGCACTGCAACGCACTTTGTTGACCAAGCGCGTGCGCATCCAGGGCTTTATCGTGTTCGACGACTATGGCGATCGCCAGCCCGAATTCCTCAGCGCCATGGCGCCGTGGGTGCGCGACGGCAAGATCAAGTTCCGCGAAGACGTGGTTGATGGCCTGGAACAGGCACCCGAAGCCTTTATCGGTTTGCTCGAAGGGCGCAACTTCGGCAAGTTAGTGGTGCGCGTCGCGCAGGATTGAGCATTTGACGCTAATCCGAGGCGCGGGTATAAACCGCGTCTCGTTGTTTTGTCGGACCCTTCGCCCATGAGCTTCAGCCCCCTGATTCGCCAACTGATCGACGCCCTGCGCACCTTGCCGGGCGTGGGCCAGAAAACCGCCCAGCGTATGGCGCTGCAACTGCTGGAGCGTGATCGCAGCGGTGGCACGCGGTTGGCCCAGGCCTTGAGCCAGGCCATGACCGGCGTCGGCCACTGCCGCCAGTGCCGCACCCTGACCGAAGAAGACCTGTGCCCGCAATGCGCCGACCCACGTCGCGACGACACCTTGCTGTGCGTCGTTGAAGGGCCGATGGACGTGTACGCCGTCGAGCAGACCGGCTATCGCGGGCGCTACTTCGTGCTCAAGGGGCACCTATCGCCGCTGGACGGCCTGGGCCCGGAAGCCATCGGCATCCCGCAACTGGTGGCACGCATTGAAGAGCAGGGCACGTTTACCGAAGTGATCCTGGCGACCAACCCAACGGTGGAGGGCGAGGCGACCGCGCATTACATCGCGCAGTTGCTGACCAACAAAGGCTTGATCACCTCGCGTATTGCCCATGGTGTGCCGTTGGGTGGCGAGCTGGAATTGGTGGATGGCGGCACGCTGGCGCACTCGTTTGCCGGTCGCAAGCCGATCGCGCTTTAAACAACCCCACAGTAGTTTTGTGTTGTCAGGGATTTCTTGATAACCAAGCAAGCGCTTGGTAAGTTCTCTCCACCTCACCGTGGAGCTTGCCGATGTCTGCCTATCAGGACTACTTCGACCCCAGCCACCAATTGGTCCGCGACAGCGTGCGCCGTTTTGTCGAGCGCGAAATGTTGCCGGGCATCGAGCAATGGGAGGAGGCTGAGAGCTTTCCCCGCGAGCTGTATCTAAAGGCTGGCGCAGCAGGGATCCTGGGCATCGGCTACCCCGAAAGCCTGGGCGGCAGCCACGAAGGTGACCTGTTCGCCAAGGTCGCCGCCAGCGAAGAGTTGATGCGTTG
The window above is part of the Pseudomonas sp. KBS0710 genome. Proteins encoded here:
- a CDS encoding NADP-dependent oxidoreductase: MPQEPILNQRIVLVSRPQGAPTPENFRLERVNLPELADGQVLLKTLYLSLDPYMRGRMSDAPSYAAPVEIDEVMTGGAVSRIEQSRNPKFGVGDLVVGSTGWQSHSISDGHNLIPVPKGLASPSMALGVLGMPGMTAYMGLMDIGQPQAGETLVVAAASGAVGSVVGQVAKLKGLRVVGIAGGADKCRYVVDELGFDACIDHKSADFAHELALACFKGVDIYFENVGGKVFDAVLPLLNPKARIPLCGLIAGYNAHEAPSGPDRLPALQRTLLTKRVRIQGFIVFDDYGDRQPEFLSAMAPWVRDGKIKFREDVVDGLEQAPEAFIGLLEGRNFGKLVVRVAQD
- the recR gene encoding recombination mediator RecR, with protein sequence MSFSPLIRQLIDALRTLPGVGQKTAQRMALQLLERDRSGGTRLAQALSQAMTGVGHCRQCRTLTEEDLCPQCADPRRDDTLLCVVEGPMDVYAVEQTGYRGRYFVLKGHLSPLDGLGPEAIGIPQLVARIEEQGTFTEVILATNPTVEGEATAHYIAQLLTNKGLITSRIAHGVPLGGELELVDGGTLAHSFAGRKPIAL